From the Chiloscyllium plagiosum isolate BGI_BamShark_2017 chromosome 16, ASM401019v2, whole genome shotgun sequence genome, one window contains:
- the bdnf gene encoding brain-derived neurotrophic factor isoform X3 has product MAHQLRRVMNILFLAMVISSCGCPQAAPMNEAVDRGASPYPGLRPYGTLAGGGGPGGSSSRGLGALANSVGHVLEELLEVDREARPSDGGGGGSDKDGDLYSSRVMLSGQVPLEPPLLFLMEEYRNYLEAANMSARVRRHSNPARRGELSVCDSISQWVTADKKKTAVDMSGQTVSVLEKILVQNGQLKQYFYETKCNPKGFTNEGCRGIDKKHWNSQCKTSQSYVRALTMDSRRKIGWRFIRIDTSCVCTLTFKRGR; this is encoded by the exons ATG GCACACCAGCTGAGGAGAGTAATGAACATCTTGTTCCTTGCTATGGTTATCTCATCCTGTGGTTGCCCGCAAGCTGCCCCGATGAACGAAGCTGTGGACCGAGGAGCCTCGCCCTACCCGGGGCTGCGGCCTTACGGGACTCTGGCCGGTGGAGGGGGGCCAGGGGGCTCCTCTTCCCGGGGACTCGGGGCTTTGGCCAACTCGGTGGGCCATGTGCTGGAAGAGCTCCTGGAGGTGGACAGGGAGGCTCGGCCGAGCGACGGCGGAGGGGGAGGCTCAGACAAGGACGGCGATTTGTACTCGTCCCGGGTGATGCTGAGCGGCCAAGTGCCTTTGGAACCGCCTTTGCTCTTCCTGATGGAGGAGTACAGGAACTACTTAGAGGCGGCAAACATGTCGGCCAGGGTGAGGCGCCACTCCAACCCAGCGCGCAGGGGGGAGCTCAGTGTCTGTGACAGTATCAGCCAATGGGTGACGGCAGACAAGAAAAAGACAGCAGTGGATATGTCGGGCCAAACGGTCAGCGTCCTGGAGAAGATTCTGGTCCAGAACGGTCAGCTCAAGCAGTACTTTTACGAGACCAAATGCAATCCCAAAGGTTTCACTAACGAAGGCTGCAGAGGAATAGACAAGAAACATTGGAACTCTCAGTGCAAAACCAGCCAATCTTATGTCCGAGCCCTCACTATGGATAGCAGGAGAAAAATTGGGTGGAGATTTATAAGGATAGACACTTCTTGTGTATGTACATTGACCTTTAAGAGAGGCAGATAG
- the bdnf gene encoding brain-derived neurotrophic factor isoform X1, with the protein MAFEHSRAHQLRRVMNILFLAMVISSCGCPQAAPMNEAVDRGASPYPGLRPYGTLAGGGGPGGSSSRGLGALANSVGHVLEELLEVDREARPSDGGGGGSDKDGDLYSSRVMLSGQVPLEPPLLFLMEEYRNYLEAANMSARVRRHSNPARRGELSVCDSISQWVTADKKKTAVDMSGQTVSVLEKILVQNGQLKQYFYETKCNPKGFTNEGCRGIDKKHWNSQCKTSQSYVRALTMDSRRKIGWRFIRIDTSCVCTLTFKRGR; encoded by the exons ATGGCGTTTGAACATAGCAGG GCACACCAGCTGAGGAGAGTAATGAACATCTTGTTCCTTGCTATGGTTATCTCATCCTGTGGTTGCCCGCAAGCTGCCCCGATGAACGAAGCTGTGGACCGAGGAGCCTCGCCCTACCCGGGGCTGCGGCCTTACGGGACTCTGGCCGGTGGAGGGGGGCCAGGGGGCTCCTCTTCCCGGGGACTCGGGGCTTTGGCCAACTCGGTGGGCCATGTGCTGGAAGAGCTCCTGGAGGTGGACAGGGAGGCTCGGCCGAGCGACGGCGGAGGGGGAGGCTCAGACAAGGACGGCGATTTGTACTCGTCCCGGGTGATGCTGAGCGGCCAAGTGCCTTTGGAACCGCCTTTGCTCTTCCTGATGGAGGAGTACAGGAACTACTTAGAGGCGGCAAACATGTCGGCCAGGGTGAGGCGCCACTCCAACCCAGCGCGCAGGGGGGAGCTCAGTGTCTGTGACAGTATCAGCCAATGGGTGACGGCAGACAAGAAAAAGACAGCAGTGGATATGTCGGGCCAAACGGTCAGCGTCCTGGAGAAGATTCTGGTCCAGAACGGTCAGCTCAAGCAGTACTTTTACGAGACCAAATGCAATCCCAAAGGTTTCACTAACGAAGGCTGCAGAGGAATAGACAAGAAACATTGGAACTCTCAGTGCAAAACCAGCCAATCTTATGTCCGAGCCCTCACTATGGATAGCAGGAGAAAAATTGGGTGGAGATTTATAAGGATAGACACTTCTTGTGTATGTACATTGACCTTTAAGAGAGGCAGATAG
- the bdnf gene encoding brain-derived neurotrophic factor isoform X2 — MVLKNAHQLRRVMNILFLAMVISSCGCPQAAPMNEAVDRGASPYPGLRPYGTLAGGGGPGGSSSRGLGALANSVGHVLEELLEVDREARPSDGGGGGSDKDGDLYSSRVMLSGQVPLEPPLLFLMEEYRNYLEAANMSARVRRHSNPARRGELSVCDSISQWVTADKKKTAVDMSGQTVSVLEKILVQNGQLKQYFYETKCNPKGFTNEGCRGIDKKHWNSQCKTSQSYVRALTMDSRRKIGWRFIRIDTSCVCTLTFKRGR, encoded by the exons ATGGTTCTGAAAAAT GCACACCAGCTGAGGAGAGTAATGAACATCTTGTTCCTTGCTATGGTTATCTCATCCTGTGGTTGCCCGCAAGCTGCCCCGATGAACGAAGCTGTGGACCGAGGAGCCTCGCCCTACCCGGGGCTGCGGCCTTACGGGACTCTGGCCGGTGGAGGGGGGCCAGGGGGCTCCTCTTCCCGGGGACTCGGGGCTTTGGCCAACTCGGTGGGCCATGTGCTGGAAGAGCTCCTGGAGGTGGACAGGGAGGCTCGGCCGAGCGACGGCGGAGGGGGAGGCTCAGACAAGGACGGCGATTTGTACTCGTCCCGGGTGATGCTGAGCGGCCAAGTGCCTTTGGAACCGCCTTTGCTCTTCCTGATGGAGGAGTACAGGAACTACTTAGAGGCGGCAAACATGTCGGCCAGGGTGAGGCGCCACTCCAACCCAGCGCGCAGGGGGGAGCTCAGTGTCTGTGACAGTATCAGCCAATGGGTGACGGCAGACAAGAAAAAGACAGCAGTGGATATGTCGGGCCAAACGGTCAGCGTCCTGGAGAAGATTCTGGTCCAGAACGGTCAGCTCAAGCAGTACTTTTACGAGACCAAATGCAATCCCAAAGGTTTCACTAACGAAGGCTGCAGAGGAATAGACAAGAAACATTGGAACTCTCAGTGCAAAACCAGCCAATCTTATGTCCGAGCCCTCACTATGGATAGCAGGAGAAAAATTGGGTGGAGATTTATAAGGATAGACACTTCTTGTGTATGTACATTGACCTTTAAGAGAGGCAGATAG
- the bdnf gene encoding brain-derived neurotrophic factor isoform X5: MNILFLAMVISSCGCPQAAPMNEAVDRGASPYPGLRPYGTLAGGGGPGGSSSRGLGALANSVGHVLEELLEVDREARPSDGGGGGSDKDGDLYSSRVMLSGQVPLEPPLLFLMEEYRNYLEAANMSARVRRHSNPARRGELSVCDSISQWVTADKKKTAVDMSGQTVSVLEKILVQNGQLKQYFYETKCNPKGFTNEGCRGIDKKHWNSQCKTSQSYVRALTMDSRRKIGWRFIRIDTSCVCTLTFKRGR, translated from the coding sequence ATGAACATCTTGTTCCTTGCTATGGTTATCTCATCCTGTGGTTGCCCGCAAGCTGCCCCGATGAACGAAGCTGTGGACCGAGGAGCCTCGCCCTACCCGGGGCTGCGGCCTTACGGGACTCTGGCCGGTGGAGGGGGGCCAGGGGGCTCCTCTTCCCGGGGACTCGGGGCTTTGGCCAACTCGGTGGGCCATGTGCTGGAAGAGCTCCTGGAGGTGGACAGGGAGGCTCGGCCGAGCGACGGCGGAGGGGGAGGCTCAGACAAGGACGGCGATTTGTACTCGTCCCGGGTGATGCTGAGCGGCCAAGTGCCTTTGGAACCGCCTTTGCTCTTCCTGATGGAGGAGTACAGGAACTACTTAGAGGCGGCAAACATGTCGGCCAGGGTGAGGCGCCACTCCAACCCAGCGCGCAGGGGGGAGCTCAGTGTCTGTGACAGTATCAGCCAATGGGTGACGGCAGACAAGAAAAAGACAGCAGTGGATATGTCGGGCCAAACGGTCAGCGTCCTGGAGAAGATTCTGGTCCAGAACGGTCAGCTCAAGCAGTACTTTTACGAGACCAAATGCAATCCCAAAGGTTTCACTAACGAAGGCTGCAGAGGAATAGACAAGAAACATTGGAACTCTCAGTGCAAAACCAGCCAATCTTATGTCCGAGCCCTCACTATGGATAGCAGGAGAAAAATTGGGTGGAGATTTATAAGGATAGACACTTCTTGTGTATGTACATTGACCTTTAAGAGAGGCAGATAG